A portion of the Methanolinea sp. genome contains these proteins:
- a CDS encoding PKD domain-containing protein encodes MYNHRLDIIPETKICDQSDWCPWLRFDPAVLRDEVWYPDVNKKFVVTATPVRWSKLFVIDGPDRLAGTAALHALLQGFSDRNVDDRILVLNFTVESNTALQADFSGTPRNGPAPLSVQFTDLSIGSPTTREWNFGDGSTSGEENPLHVYSSPGTYSVTLTITGATGTSSITKNAYITVTAGPGPTGTPTPTPTTPPASTMRLYPGWNFVSTPRTLADGQNTVGTVFAGVDKGGRSVFLYDAASGIWRQMTEDSVVKPLDGIWIYSTATVDVPLTYKNDPLALPPTKDLSSGWNAIGFSDVNPTSAKDTLISVKNQWTQAIGFNAASQAYETSLINGGSGSHSDTNPMYPFKGYWLFMSSPGTLAAISA; translated from the coding sequence ATGTATAACCACAGGCTCGATATTATACCTGAAACAAAGATTTGTGACCAGTCAGACTGGTGCCCGTGGTTACGGTTTGACCCTGCGGTCCTTAGAGATGAGGTATGGTACCCTGACGTCAACAAGAAGTTCGTCGTCACTGCTACGCCAGTCCGTTGGAGCAAGCTCTTCGTTATCGACGGGCCAGACCGCCTCGCGGGGACGGCAGCGCTCCATGCCCTTCTCCAGGGATTCAGTGACAGGAACGTCGATGACAGGATTCTGGTCCTGAACTTCACCGTCGAGAGCAACACGGCCCTGCAGGCAGATTTCTCCGGGACGCCGAGAAACGGTCCCGCCCCGCTCTCCGTCCAGTTCACCGACCTCTCCATAGGGTCGCCGACGACGCGCGAGTGGAACTTCGGTGACGGATCCACTTCCGGCGAGGAGAATCCCCTGCACGTCTATTCGAGCCCGGGGACGTACTCGGTGACTCTCACAATTACGGGTGCCACCGGAACCTCCTCGATCACGAAGAACGCGTACATCACAGTGACGGCAGGACCCGGGCCGACGGGCACCCCCACCCCGACCCCGACGACCCCGCCGGCGAGCACGATGAGGCTGTACCCCGGCTGGAACTTCGTCTCGACGCCGAGGACTCTTGCCGACGGCCAGAACACTGTCGGGACGGTCTTTGCGGGTGTGGATAAGGGCGGAAGGTCGGTCTTCCTCTACGACGCCGCGAGCGGGATCTGGAGGCAGATGACGGAAGATTCGGTCGTCAAACCCCTCGACGGGATCTGGATCTACTCGACGGCGACGGTCGACGTGCCCTTGACGTACAAGAACGACCCGCTTGCCCTCCCGCCGACGAAGGATCTCTCCTCCGGCTGGAACGCGATCGGGTTCTCGGACGTGAACCCGACGAGTGCGAAGGACACCCTGATATCCGTGAAGAACCAGTGGACGCAGGCCATCGGGTTCAATGCAGCGTCGCAGGCCTACGAGACCTCCCTGATCAACGGTGGCTCGGGGAGCCACAGCGACACGAACCCAATGTACCCGTTCAAGGGCTACTGGTTGTTCATGAGCTCGCCCGGGACCCTGGCCGCGATCAGTGCCTGA